The Nitrospirota bacterium genome window below encodes:
- a CDS encoding sigma-54 dependent transcriptional regulator translates to MRDLTILVIDDEEGIRESLSDIFADEGYTVFSASTGEEGLKILREQSSDLVLLDVWLPGIDGIQTLKEVKQMQPYLPVIMISGHANVEIAVNATRMGAYDFLEKPLSLERVLLVARRALEKRALEIENRSLRQDIEKKWRLIGDSPKMKHLREQIEMAARSHSRVLILGESGSGKEVIAHILHEHSNRAEKPFVEMNCAAIPQELIESELFGHEKGSFTGAFERKKGKFELADEGTLFLDEIGDMSLSTQSKVLRVIETQEFQRVGGSRNIKVDVRIISATNKNLVEEVGKGNFREDLLFRLNVIPINIPPLRERKEDIPALVDHFIEFFASEYGQKPKKISPDGLKILESYAWPGNIRELRNVIERLVIMTPSASIAAKNIAFGGGVRSDYFSLNTLKEARESFEKDFITKKLEENNWNISKTAELLEIERSNLHRKIKAYDIKSP, encoded by the coding sequence ATGAGAGATCTCACAATTTTGGTAATAGATGATGAAGAAGGCATCAGGGAAAGTCTTTCGGACATATTTGCAGATGAAGGATATACTGTATTTTCCGCAAGTACCGGCGAAGAGGGGTTGAAGATACTCAGGGAACAAAGCTCCGATCTTGTGCTGCTCGATGTGTGGCTTCCGGGCATTGACGGCATCCAGACGCTCAAGGAAGTCAAACAGATGCAGCCGTATCTGCCGGTAATCATGATCTCCGGACACGCAAACGTCGAGATTGCTGTCAATGCAACGAGAATGGGCGCATACGATTTTCTTGAAAAGCCCCTTTCCCTTGAACGGGTACTCCTGGTCGCACGGAGGGCACTCGAAAAAAGAGCGCTCGAAATAGAGAACAGGTCACTCAGGCAGGATATCGAGAAAAAATGGCGTCTTATCGGCGATTCCCCGAAGATGAAACATCTCAGGGAGCAGATAGAGATGGCCGCAAGAAGCCACAGCAGGGTTCTGATACTCGGAGAGAGTGGATCGGGCAAGGAAGTGATTGCACACATTCTGCATGAGCACAGTAACAGAGCTGAAAAGCCTTTTGTAGAAATGAACTGTGCTGCCATACCACAGGAGCTCATAGAGAGCGAGCTTTTCGGTCACGAAAAAGGCTCCTTTACGGGGGCATTCGAACGAAAAAAAGGCAAGTTCGAACTTGCCGATGAAGGAACGCTTTTTCTCGATGAGATTGGCGACATGTCCCTTTCGACACAGTCAAAGGTTCTCAGGGTGATCGAGACCCAGGAATTTCAGCGGGTGGGCGGGAGCAGGAATATAAAAGTGGATGTGAGAATCATATCAGCAACAAACAAGAACCTCGTTGAAGAGGTAGGTAAAGGCAATTTCAGGGAGGATCTGCTGTTCAGGCTGAACGTTATCCCTATCAATATTCCTCCTCTCAGGGAGAGAAAGGAAGACATCCCTGCGCTTGTTGATCATTTTATTGAATTTTTCGCATCAGAATACGGCCAGAAACCCAAGAAGATATCTCCCGACGGGCTGAAGATACTCGAATCCTATGCCTGGCCCGGCAATATCAGGGAATTGAGGAATGTGATAGAGAGACTTGTCATCATGACCCCTTCAGCGTCTATTGCAGCAAAAAACATCGCGTTTGGCGGGGGAGTGCGTTCAGACTATTTTTCACTGAACACCCTGAAGGAAGCAAGGGAGTCGTTTGAAAAGGATTTTATCACCAAAAAACTGGAAGAGAACAACTGGAACATTTCAAAAACCGCTGAACTTCTTGAGATCGAACGGAGCAATCTGCACAGGAAAATCAAGGCTTACGACATAAAATCACCCTAA
- a CDS encoding mechanosensitive ion channel family protein produces the protein MDGYIQKLSEWFMTSGLKIVFILFLAALALKTKKMISTRLLKVLTRQTDDLEVQKRTQTLGSIVRYTLNILILVIATMMIMKEVGIEIGPLLAAAGIAGLAIGFGAQNLVKDVISGFFILLEDQIRVGDVIQIAGKSGLVEKMNLKTTILRDLAGNVHYVPNGQIDVVTNMTKDFSRYVFDIGVAYREDVDEVIGVIKEVDEELRNDPEYKDDILEPIEILGLDQFADSAVVIKARTTTLPIKQWRIGREFNRRLKMKFDERNIEIPFPHMTLYMGQDKEGKAPPLQVFMRGKQ, from the coding sequence GTGGACGGGTATATTCAGAAATTGAGTGAATGGTTCATGACAAGCGGGCTGAAAATTGTCTTCATACTTTTTTTGGCTGCTCTTGCACTGAAAACGAAGAAGATGATCTCAACGCGTCTTCTTAAGGTTCTCACAAGGCAGACAGATGACCTGGAAGTGCAGAAAAGGACACAGACACTCGGCTCCATTGTCAGGTACACTCTGAACATTCTAATCCTTGTCATTGCAACGATGATGATTATGAAAGAAGTCGGGATAGAGATCGGGCCCCTCCTTGCTGCTGCCGGTATTGCAGGTCTTGCCATCGGTTTTGGCGCACAGAACTTGGTGAAAGACGTAATCAGCGGTTTTTTTATTCTTCTTGAGGATCAGATACGTGTGGGGGATGTTATACAGATTGCCGGGAAGAGCGGACTCGTAGAAAAGATGAACCTGAAAACCACGATTCTCCGTGATCTGGCAGGCAATGTCCACTATGTCCCGAACGGGCAGATCGATGTGGTGACGAACATGACCAAGGACTTCTCCCGGTATGTCTTTGATATCGGTGTGGCCTACAGGGAAGACGTGGACGAAGTGATCGGGGTCATCAAAGAAGTGGATGAGGAACTCAGAAACGATCCTGAGTATAAAGACGATATTCTTGAGCCGATAGAGATACTCGGACTGGATCAGTTTGCAGACTCTGCTGTCGTAATTAAGGCACGCACAACCACGCTGCCGATCAAGCAGTGGCGCATCGGCCGTGAATTCAACCGGCGGCTGAAAATGAAGTTTGACGAGCGAAATATCGAGATCCCATTCCCCCATATGACTTTGTATATGGGACAGGACAAGGAAGGAAAAGCTCCGCCCCTTCAGGTCTTCATGCGGGGGAAACAATAA
- a CDS encoding methyltransferase domain-containing protein produces MSVSAEEKNNRITEKGLASLEFTMQWESVHAAHTDTYFARKVTFWRDILPKQIYQILLGARDGDIFEFSARSGQIVQEFDPGYEFPITLTQFDRQYFPLATIEPRIGRFYPKGMLKALPGIFRGNVSPFRCVGMKDQEIFVNFNHPLAAKDIRLTVLVRDVRGKAGELGGSCTDWMDTITDGPGMQARWKKSPSDFFSDDPFRRNNEDSDSAFYETPRLVAHLDQQAVSVISSLYGFFLRNGMNVLDLMSSYMSHIPDYLELDFLTGLGLNDEEMSLNPRLTGHVVHDLNIVQDLPFSDNLFDAVICTVSVEYLTSPFRVFESVARVLKPGGYFIITFSNRWFPPKVVRIWTEIHEFERVGLVTEYFLRSGKFRKIGTYSMRGLPRPEDDRHYPGVMVSDPVFAVWGQKS; encoded by the coding sequence ATGAGCGTATCGGCTGAAGAGAAAAATAACCGGATTACGGAGAAGGGACTGGCAAGCCTCGAATTCACCATGCAGTGGGAGAGCGTGCATGCTGCCCACACAGACACCTATTTTGCGAGGAAGGTTACCTTCTGGAGGGATATCCTGCCCAAGCAGATCTATCAGATTCTTCTTGGCGCAAGAGATGGCGATATTTTTGAATTCTCTGCAAGAAGCGGGCAGATTGTACAGGAATTTGATCCCGGATATGAATTTCCCATCACCCTAACCCAGTTTGACCGGCAGTATTTTCCTTTGGCTACTATTGAACCCCGGATCGGAAGATTCTATCCGAAAGGGATGCTTAAGGCATTGCCAGGCATTTTCAGGGGAAACGTCTCTCCTTTCAGGTGTGTTGGCATGAAGGATCAGGAAATATTCGTAAACTTCAACCATCCCCTGGCTGCTAAGGACATAAGGCTTACTGTGCTCGTCCGCGACGTAAGGGGCAAGGCAGGTGAACTGGGCGGGTCATGCACCGACTGGATGGATACAATAACAGATGGTCCGGGCATGCAGGCAAGATGGAAGAAGTCTCCTTCCGACTTCTTTTCTGACGACCCTTTCAGGCGGAACAATGAAGACAGTGACAGCGCCTTTTATGAGACCCCCCGTCTTGTTGCACACCTTGATCAACAGGCCGTTTCGGTCATCAGCAGTCTTTACGGATTTTTCCTCAGGAACGGCATGAACGTGCTGGATCTGATGAGCAGCTACATGTCTCATATCCCGGACTATCTCGAACTTGATTTCCTGACCGGCCTTGGTCTCAATGATGAAGAGATGTCACTCAACCCCCGGCTGACCGGCCACGTCGTGCACGATCTGAATATCGTTCAGGATCTTCCGTTTTCCGATAATCTTTTTGACGCCGTTATCTGCACCGTATCCGTTGAGTATCTGACCTCTCCGTTCAGGGTCTTTGAGAGCGTTGCGAGGGTTCTCAAACCAGGAGGCTATTTCATTATTACTTTCTCAAACCGCTGGTTCCCTCCGAAGGTCGTCAGGATATGGACCGAAATCCATGAATTTGAGCGCGTGGGTCTTGTCACTGAATACTTTCTGCGATCAGGAAAATTCAGGAAAATCGGGACATACTCCATGAGAGGACTTCCCCGTCCCGAAGATGACAGGCATTACCCCGGTGTCATGGTTTCAGATCCGGTATTTGCGGTGTGGGGCCAAAAATCCTGA
- a CDS encoding A/G-specific adenine glycosylase, producing the protein MRIILQSDEIEDFRKKIWEYYRINGRDMPWRHTCNPYHILVSEIMLQQTQVERVAGKYLLFLSAFPDFPSLSRAPLRAVLSLWQGLGYNRRAIALHHTAKEVTDQFNGVLPSSADALEKLPGIGKATASAIAAFAFNAPVAFIETNIRRVFIHCFLSDRDKVPDKDILPLVVQTLDHADPRRWYYALMDYGAMLKGSMRNPNKKSAHYRKQAAYQGSIRQLRGLVLKEFLEGTIVTETALSRKLSIPSETIRKICLQLRKEGFLKLHGKRFSIV; encoded by the coding sequence ATGCGCATAATCCTTCAGAGTGATGAAATTGAGGATTTCCGGAAAAAGATCTGGGAATACTACCGTATCAACGGACGTGATATGCCGTGGAGGCATACCTGCAACCCGTATCATATCCTTGTATCCGAAATCATGCTTCAGCAGACCCAGGTTGAGCGGGTGGCCGGCAAATACCTGCTTTTTCTCTCTGCTTTCCCGGATTTCCCATCTCTTTCCCGCGCACCACTCCGGGCCGTCCTTTCATTGTGGCAGGGACTGGGGTACAACCGCCGTGCGATCGCCTTGCATCACACAGCCAAGGAAGTCACGGACCAATTCAACGGCGTCCTTCCCTCCTCTGCTGATGCGCTCGAAAAACTCCCGGGAATCGGAAAAGCAACAGCCTCAGCGATAGCCGCATTTGCGTTCAATGCTCCTGTGGCATTCATCGAGACAAATATACGACGGGTATTCATTCACTGCTTTCTTTCAGACAGGGATAAAGTGCCGGACAAGGACATACTTCCGCTCGTCGTACAGACTCTCGACCATGCAGATCCCCGCCGGTGGTATTATGCGCTCATGGATTACGGTGCCATGCTGAAAGGCTCGATGCGTAATCCGAATAAAAAAAGTGCGCATTACCGGAAACAGGCAGCTTATCAGGGCTCCATCAGGCAATTAAGAGGTCTGGTGTTGAAGGAATTTCTTGAGGGCACCATTGTGACAGAAACAGCTCTCTCCAGAAAACTCTCGATCCCTTCCGAAACGATACGGAAGATATGCCTGCAGCTTCGCAAAGAGGGATTTCTGAAACTCCACGGGAAACGGTTCTCGATCGTTTGA
- a CDS encoding molybdopterin-binding protein, with product MGKTAGIIIIGDEILSGKVQDYNSFFMAQELWSHGIQLHRITIIPDSVDEIAEEVKAFSRKFDFVFTSGGIGPTHDDVTIEGISKAFKVKPVISDDLKEILTKKQGNLTPEQVKMAEVPEGAELISDGTLTFPLIKFRNVFIFPGIPQLLRKKFLAIETLFNEPLISLKKVYLNESESRVAPVLNRIVKIYGNVKIGSYPIIDSDEYSVMVTLESLDQSSLEEALKELLSGISREKIIRVVP from the coding sequence ATGGGAAAGACAGCGGGAATAATAATCATAGGCGATGAGATTCTCTCAGGGAAGGTGCAGGACTATAATTCCTTTTTCATGGCGCAGGAGTTATGGTCTCATGGAATTCAACTACACCGTATCACCATCATCCCTGACTCGGTTGATGAAATAGCTGAAGAGGTCAAGGCTTTTTCCAGGAAATTTGATTTTGTCTTTACCTCAGGGGGAATCGGTCCGACACATGACGATGTGACAATAGAGGGAATATCAAAGGCATTCAAGGTAAAACCGGTGATCAGTGACGACCTGAAGGAAATTCTCACCAAAAAGCAGGGGAATCTTACCCCGGAGCAGGTAAAAATGGCAGAGGTTCCTGAAGGGGCGGAACTGATAAGCGACGGAACGCTTACTTTTCCTCTTATCAAATTCAGAAATGTATTCATTTTTCCCGGCATACCGCAATTGCTGCGGAAGAAGTTCCTCGCGATCGAGACGTTATTCAACGAGCCTCTCATATCCCTTAAGAAAGTGTATCTGAACGAGAGTGAATCCAGGGTTGCCCCGGTGCTGAACCGGATCGTGAAGATTTACGGGAATGTCAAGATAGGATCGTATCCCATTATCGATAGTGACGAATATTCCGTCATGGTGACTCTTGAGTCTCTGGATCAGTCCAGTCTCGAAGAAGCCCTTAAGGAACTGCTCAGCGGAATTTCCAGAGAGAAGATCATCAGGGTTGTTCCGTAA
- a CDS encoding DUF362 domain-containing protein: MDRREFLRLSALSGCGLILGERLDFMIRPAEASEKYDLVVAQGTGKSPSAITKAAIDAFGGIRKFISKGDVVVVKPNMAWDRLPEQAANTNPEVVATVVKLCFEAGAKKVKVFDRSVNDPRRCYRQSGISDAVSALGAEVSHIDERRFRDVSIHGQVLKSWPLYKDIFDADKIINVPVAKHHGLAKLTMSMKNWMGVMGGQRGRIHQRIGESLADICLVIKPTLTVLDAVRILVANGPQGGDIRDVKRLDTVIVGADQVAIDSYGATLFGMKGGDLSYVRAGAVAGIGTMDLAKLKIKNLNV, translated from the coding sequence ATGGACAGGAGAGAATTCCTGCGGCTTTCAGCACTTTCAGGCTGCGGCCTGATTCTTGGAGAACGTCTGGATTTTATGATTCGCCCTGCCGAAGCATCCGAAAAATATGATCTCGTAGTCGCTCAGGGCACCGGCAAATCGCCGTCTGCTATAACAAAAGCTGCCATCGACGCATTCGGAGGCATCAGGAAATTCATCTCAAAAGGAGATGTCGTTGTGGTAAAACCGAACATGGCCTGGGACCGTCTGCCGGAGCAGGCGGCAAATACCAATCCTGAAGTGGTTGCAACTGTTGTAAAGCTCTGCTTTGAGGCAGGCGCCAAAAAAGTGAAGGTCTTTGACCGGAGCGTCAACGACCCGCGCAGATGCTACAGGCAAAGCGGCATTTCTGATGCCGTCAGCGCACTGGGCGCTGAAGTGAGCCACATTGACGAGAGAAGGTTCAGGGATGTCTCCATTCACGGGCAGGTCCTGAAATCTTGGCCTCTCTACAAGGACATATTTGATGCCGATAAGATCATCAACGTGCCGGTTGCAAAACATCACGGGCTTGCGAAACTGACCATGTCGATGAAGAACTGGATGGGTGTCATGGGGGGACAGCGCGGGAGAATCCACCAGAGAATCGGCGAGAGCCTCGCGGATATCTGTCTTGTTATCAAGCCGACTCTCACCGTCCTTGATGCTGTTCGCATCCTTGTTGCGAACGGACCTCAGGGAGGAGATATCAGGGATGTGAAAAGGCTTGATACCGTCATAGTCGGCGCAGATCAGGTCGCAATCGACTCATACGGAGCAACCCTTTTCGGCATGAAAGGAGGCGACCTCTCATATGTACGGGCCGGAGCTGTTGCAGGCATCGGTACCATGGACCTTGCGAAGCTTAAGATCAAGAACCTGAATGTCTAA